The Salvia miltiorrhiza cultivar Shanhuang (shh) chromosome 1, IMPLAD_Smil_shh, whole genome shotgun sequence genome has a window encoding:
- the LOC131018957 gene encoding probable plastid-lipid-associated protein 4, chloroplastic isoform X1, translating into MALSTLSPPFTTHSTSSFLPNLHPSAAVPFPANYHNSSLSTPAAVHKWRANVSFFTGLLNNNNKAKNAEAIKQELLEAIEPLDRGAEATPQDQKLIDQIVRKLEAANPTKEPLKSDLLNGKWELIYTTSQSILQTTRPKLLRSRRNFQAINADTLRAQNMESAPFFNQVTADLTPLNAKKVAVKFDFFKIGGLIPVKAPESAVGELEITYLDQDLRVSRGDKGNLFVLKMVDPSYRIPSK; encoded by the exons ATGGCCTTATCCACTCTCTCTCCACCCTTCACCACTCACTCCACCTCCTCCTTCCTCCCCAACCTCCACCCCTCCGCCGCCGTCCCCTTTCCGGCCAATTACCATAACAGCTCTCTGTCAACTCCAGCAGCTGTGCATAAATGGAGGGCAAACGTCTCCTTCTTCACTGGTTTgctcaacaacaacaacaaggCCAAGAACGCCGAAGCCATCAAGCAAGAGCTACTAGAAGCCATCGAGCCCCTCGATCGCGGTGCTGAAGCCACCCCTCAAGATCAGAAATTAATTGATCAG ATAGTTCGGAAACTAGAAGCAGCAAATCCAACAAAAGAGCCGCTCAAGTCTGATCTGCTAAACGGAAAGTGGGAGCTCATCTACACCACTTCGCAATCTATTTTGCAGACCACT AGGCCCAAGTTGTTGAGAAGTAGAAGGAACTTCCAAGCAATCAACGCAGATACCCTTCGAGCTCAAAACATGGAATCTGCACCCTTCTTCAATCAG GTTACTGCAGATTTGACACCTCTGAACGCGAAGAAGGTGGCTGTGAAATTCGACTTTTTCAAGATTGGAGGTTTG ATACCTGTTAAAGCTCCTGAGAGTGCTGTAGGTGAGCTCGAGATCACCTACTTGGATCAAGACTTGAG AGTTTCAAGAGGTGACAAAGGCAATCTCTTCGTCCTCAAAATGGTCGATCCCTCCTATAGGATACCTTCTAAATGA
- the LOC131018957 gene encoding probable plastid-lipid-associated protein 4, chloroplastic isoform X2 has product MALSTLSPPFTTHSTSSFLPNLHPSAAVPFPANYHNSSLSTPAAVHKWRANVSFFTGLLNNNNKAKNAEAIKQELLEAIEPLDRGAEATPQDQKLIDQIVRKLEAANPTKEPLKSDLLNGKWELIYTTSQSILQTTRPKLLRSRRNFQAINADTLRAQNMESAPFFNQVTADLTPLNAKKVAVKFDFFKIGGLLLRVL; this is encoded by the exons ATGGCCTTATCCACTCTCTCTCCACCCTTCACCACTCACTCCACCTCCTCCTTCCTCCCCAACCTCCACCCCTCCGCCGCCGTCCCCTTTCCGGCCAATTACCATAACAGCTCTCTGTCAACTCCAGCAGCTGTGCATAAATGGAGGGCAAACGTCTCCTTCTTCACTGGTTTgctcaacaacaacaacaaggCCAAGAACGCCGAAGCCATCAAGCAAGAGCTACTAGAAGCCATCGAGCCCCTCGATCGCGGTGCTGAAGCCACCCCTCAAGATCAGAAATTAATTGATCAG ATAGTTCGGAAACTAGAAGCAGCAAATCCAACAAAAGAGCCGCTCAAGTCTGATCTGCTAAACGGAAAGTGGGAGCTCATCTACACCACTTCGCAATCTATTTTGCAGACCACT AGGCCCAAGTTGTTGAGAAGTAGAAGGAACTTCCAAGCAATCAACGCAGATACCCTTCGAGCTCAAAACATGGAATCTGCACCCTTCTTCAATCAG GTTACTGCAGATTTGACACCTCTGAACGCGAAGAAGGTGGCTGTGAAATTCGACTTTTTCAAGATTGGAGGTTTG CTCCTGAGAGTGCTGTAG